A stretch of Lactuca sativa cultivar Salinas chromosome 6, Lsat_Salinas_v11, whole genome shotgun sequence DNA encodes these proteins:
- the LOC111884339 gene encoding F-box/kelch-repeat protein At3g23880 → MFQKYHCRNLEKPIRRTKMTMALHDKDNEQHRQQLERMKTLNSSETSKDPQSVPSDIIIEILSRLPVKSLLRIRSVCKLWFSIISDPHFVKSHLSLSTSNNRYAHHRLILSTNSISVHSCPLYDVLYDGTVNALEIDYPLKESFDYVRIFSCCNGLLLIANADGDLFIWNPSTRRSNRLPCSGSRGRPCKYEFGYDESSDDYKVVGIYYVSKGEAEYDAIVKMYSLKTGNWKRIGDFHNGFSMDCSVKYLNGVLHWMSIQDSGSSYSWTIASLDLAKETYGEILQPVYDEFRTHLKLGALREWLCVLCDYSQIRADVWVMKVYGVKDSWTKLVSIPYSTDPGWHRFSVPLCISDDGKVLLKFGSKLVVYDSKNCSSSEIQNFNEYVEAYTIVESLVSPDSQAGPGDNNQA, encoded by the coding sequence ATGTTCCAAAAATATCACTGTCGAAATCTCGAGAAGCCTATTCGGCGAACAAAGATGACAATGGCACTCCATGACAAAGACAACGAGCAGCACCGACAACAACTAGAGAGAATGAAAACGTTGAACTCTTCCGAAACATCTAAAGATCCTCAATCGGTACCTTCTGATATCATTATCGAAATTCTGTCGAGGCTTCCCGTTAAATCGCTCTTACGGATCAGGTCTGTGTGCAAGTTATGGTTCTCTATAATATCCGATCCTCATTTTGTCAAATCCCATCTCAGTTTGTCAACCAGCAACAATCGCTATGCACATCATCGCTTAATTTTGAGTACCAATTCAATAAGTGTTCATAGTTGTCCTCTTTATGATGTGCTTTATGATGGAACCGTCAACGCCTTAGAGATTGATTATCCATTGAAAGAGTCTTTTGACTATGTGCGGATCTTCAGTTGTTGCAATGGATTGCTTTTAATAGCTAACGCGGACGGTGATCTGTTTATTTGGAACCCTAGTACCCGAAGATCAAACAGGTTACCGTGTTCTGGTTCTAGAGGGCGACCTTGTAAGTATGAATTTGGGTACGATGAGTCTTCTGATGATTACAAAGTTGTTGGAATATATTATGTTTCTAAGGGTGAAGCCGAGTATGATGCGATAGTGAAGATGTATTCATTGAAAACTGGAAATTGGAAGAGAATTGGTGATTTTCATAATGGTTTTTCTATGGATTGTTCTGTCAAGTATTTGAATGGAGTTCTTCATTGGATGAGTATTCAAGATTCTGGGTCATCTTATTCGTGGACTATAGCTTCTCTTGATTTAGCAAAGGAGACGTATGGAGAAATTTTGCAACCTGTGTATGATGAATTCCGTACGCATTTAAAATTGGGGGCTTTGAGAGAATGGTTGTGTGTGCTTTGTGATTATAGTCAAATTCGTGCGGATGTATGGGTGATGAAGGTTTATGGGGTGAAAGATTCTTGGACTAAATTGGTTTCTATCCCATATTCCACTGATCCTGGGTGGCATAGATTTTCAGTGCCTTTGTGTATTTCAGATGATGGGAAAGTTTTGCTGAAATTTGGGTCGAAATTAGTTGTATATGATTCCAAGAATTGTTCATCTTCAGAGATTCAGAACTTCAATGAATATGTTGAAGCGTATACAATTGTTGAGAGTCTGGTTTCTCCTGATTCCCAAGCGGGCCCTGGAGATAATAATCAGGCTTGA